One genomic segment of Pseudorca crassidens isolate mPseCra1 chromosome X, mPseCra1.hap1, whole genome shotgun sequence includes these proteins:
- the RTL9 gene encoding retrotransposon Gag-like protein 9, with protein MADMSIPLHSVRFSNVLTEEGVDPQNRETTCSGPMVENRAEVQILHSSVQPMVSSSASDPGGMSTQPMTSPAFDTMAVPLMGAANSGALSPPLMPASDSGTLSPLLMPASDSEALSPLLIPTSDSGVLSPLLMPASDSGTLSPLLSTSEYGLMSPGLMTIPDFGTMSTALMATPDSAEISPLAMPAPSSEAMSTPLMLAPNPGEISPLLMPDVNPGVMSPQPMPAPGSEGMSPLQITDEDTEAMSKVLMTALASGEISSLLMSGTDSEAISSLIMSALTSGATSTQPTSTQDSGEMSTQLMSGPDSGVVSSPLMTAPGSGAMSSLFPSVPDAGEMPTLPKPAPDAEAMSPLVMMALTSGGMPTQPMPAQGSGVMSSRLTQNLDSQIVSSPPMRATASGGMSTSPVRASDPGARSTPRMRAPASGNVSTLLKTVPDSAALSTPLMTVATSGAKCTEQMSTTASRAMSTQLATARTSGATSMGFMKVPANGAMSTLRTRAPASGTVSTLPSTAPVSETMSTLQMTASASGSVSTPQMRAPVSGAMSVSQRRATASGVTAVPQMRASGALSTPRMTAKASGSVSTLLMRDTASAVMSVPQMRAMASGALSKPLTASKAAEAMLTQQMTTAASGEISTMLMRDTASGAVSMPQMTDTASAALSTPLMRAPASGDTSTPQMTAAASGTMSMPLMRAPGPGAMPMALMRSTASGKMPSQPMSAQDFGGMSMSLRRSMTSGGMSLLQTQAPASELMSTPKMRAPAFGAVSTPLMRASDPGEMSTLLTRASSSGEMSPALTRPPASGEIATPLRAPAYGAMSTPQKTATASGMMSKPQMRAPVSGEISTSLMRSTASGVMSVPQMTAAASGGVSMPLMRAPASRATSTTQTMPTASGEMCMLSMRAPASGVMSPPLLRAPVSGIISTPLRRPSASEAVSTELMRAPASGKMSTTQTTAVASGGMSKPFIRATASGTMPMPLMSAMASGEMSMPLMKNMASGATSTLQKRVVGSGSTSLPQMTYATSGGMPASPMRASASGATSASLMRASASGMMSMPLLRATASGGMSMPQMAATASGMMSTLEIKAKDSGETSASHINVTASGSKFTPHVSATTPETMNQPPEEVPSFGMLTPALCYLLEEQEAARGSCSVEEEMEVDEEKQMKGFLNDSEKMAFLVSLHLGAAERWSILQMEVGNPLSNEDKSFLSRSQGLYDSLSEIDILSAVLCHPKQGQRSVRQYATDFLLLARHLSWSDAILRTRFLEGLSEAVATKMGRIFLKVAGSLKELIDRSLYTECQLAGEKDFPGCSSQVLPSACKRNNEDAMENELNSQQQTEEHQHVPKRCCYLKEHGDPQEGLHDHLRQSTGHQKAATNK; from the exons ATGGCAGATATGTCAATACCCTTACATTCAGTGCGATTCAGCAATGTGCTGACGGAGGAAGGTGTCGACCCCCAAAACAGGGAGACGACCTGCTCTGGACCAATGGTAGAGAACAGAGCAGAGGTCCAAATTCTGCATTCTAGTGTCCAGCCTATGGTCTCAAGTTCAGCGTCAGACCCTGGAGGGATGTCCACACAGCCGATGACATCCCCAGCCTTTGACACCATGGCCGTACCTCTAATGGGAGCAGCAAACTCTGGAGCACTGTCCCCACCGCTAATGCCAGCCTCAGACTCTGGGACACTGTCCCCATTGTTAATGCCAGCTTCAGATTCAGAGGCATTGTCCCCATTGTTGATACCAACCTCAGACTCTGGGGTGCTGTCCCCATTGCTAATGCCAGCCTCAGATTCTGGGACACTGTCCCCATTGCTGTCCACTTCAGAGTATGGATTAATGTCCCCAGGGCTGATGACAATTCCTGACTTTGGAACAATGTCCACAGCACTAATGGCAACACCAGATTCTGCAGAGATATCACCACTGGCAATGCCAGCTCCATCCTCTGAAGCGATGTCCACACCATTGATGCTAGCCCCAAATCCTGGAGAGATCTCCCCACTCCTAATGCCAGACGTGAACCCCGGAGTGATGTCCCCACAGCCAATGCCAGCTCCAGGCTCTGAAGGAATGTCACCATTGCAAATTACAGACGAAGACACTGAAGCCATGTCTAAAGTGCTAATGACTGCCCTGGCCTCTGGAGAGATCTCTTCACTGCTCATGTCAGGCACAGACTCTGAAGCGATCTCCTCACTGATAATGTCAGCCCTAACTTCTGGAGCAACGTCCACCCAGCCAACGAGCACCCAAGACTCTGGGGAAATGTCCACCCAGCTAATGTCAGGCCCAGACTCTGGGGTAGTGTCTTCACCACTTATGACAGCTCCAGGCTCCGGAGCAATGTCCTCACTGTTCCCGTCAGTCCCTGATGCTGGAGAAATGCCCACATTGCCAAAGCCAGCCCCAGACGCTGAAGCGATGTCCCCACTGGTCATGATGGCCCTAACCTCTGGAGGGATGCCCACCCAGCCGATGCCAGCCCAAGGCTCTGGAGTCATGTCCTCACGGTTAACACAAAATCTAGACTCTCAAATTGTGTCTAGTCCGCCAATGAGAGCAACAGCCTCCGGGGGGATGTCCACATCGCCAGTGAGAGCCTCAGACCCTGGAGCAAGGTCGACACCGAGAATGAGAGCCCCAGCCTCTGGAAATGTGTCCACGTTGCTAAAGACGGTCCCAGACTCTGCAGCACTGTCCACCCCACTGATGACGGTGGCAACCTCTGGAGCAAAGTGCACAGAGCAAATGTCAACCACAGCCTCTAGAGCGATGTCCACACAGTTAGCAACGGCTAGAACTTCTGGAGCCACATCCATGGGCTTTATGAAAGTCCCAGCCAATGGGGCGATGTCCACACTGCGAACGAGAGCCCCAGCCTCTGGAACAGTGTCCACACTGCCAAGTACAGCCCCAGTCTCTGAAACAATGTCTACGCTACAGATGACAGCCTCAGCCTCTGGGTCAGTGTCCACACCGCAAATGAgggcgcccgtctctggagcaaTGTCTGTGTCACAGAGGAGAGCCACAGCCTCGGGAGTGACAGCTGTACCACAAATGAGAGCCTCTGGAGCCCTGTCCACCCCACGGATGACAGCCAAAGCCTCTGGATCCGTGTCCACACTGTTAATGAGAGACACAGCCTCGGCAGTGATGTCCGTGCCACAGATGAGAGCTATGGCCTCGGGAGCATTGTCCAAGCCACTAACAGCATCCAAAGCCGCAGAAGCAATGCTCACGCAGCAAATGACAACTGCAGCTTCTGGAGAGATCTCCACAATGCTAATGAGAGACACCGCTTCTGGAGCCGTGTCCATGCCACAGATGACAGACACTGCCTCTGCAGCGCTGTCCACACCGCTAATGAGAGCCCCAGCCTCTGGCGACACGTCCACACCACAAATGACAGCCGCAGCCTCTGGAACTATGTCCATGCCTCTAATGAGAGCCCCAGGCCCTGGAGCCATGCCCATGGCGCTAATGAGATCCACAGCCTCTGGAAAGATGCCCAGTCAGCCAATGAGCGCCCAAGACTTTGGGGGGATGTCCATGTCGCTCAGGAGATCCATGACCTCTGGAGGGATGTCCCTACTGCAGACGCAAGCCCCAGCCTCTGAACTGATGTCCACACCAAAAATGAGAGCCCCGGCCTTTGGGGCGGTGTCCACACCACTGATGAGAGCCTCAGACCCTGGAGAGATGTCCACACTGCTCACAAGAGCTTCATCCTCTGGAGAGATGTCGCCAGCACTAACGAGACCCCCAGCTTCTGGAGAGATAGCCACGCCTCTGAGAGCCCCAGCTTATGGAGCAATGTCTACTCCGCAAAAGACAGCCACAGCCTCTGGAATGATGTCCAAGCCACAGATGAGGGCTCCAGTCTCTGGAGAGATATCTACATCGCTAATGAGATCCACAGCCTCTGGAGTGATGTCCGTGCCTCAAATGACAGCCGCGGCCTCTGGAGGGGTGTCCATGCCACTGATGAGAGCCCCAGCCTCCAGGGCAACATCCACAACGCAAACGATGCCCACAGCTTCTGGAGAGATGTGCATGCTATCAATGCGAGCCCCTGCCTCGGGAGTGATGTCCCCGCCATTATTAAGGGCTCCAGTGTCTGGAATTATATCCACACCACTAAGGAGACCCTCAGCCTCTGAAGCTGTGTCCACAGAGTTAATGAGAGCTCCAGCCTCTGGAAAGATGTCCACCACACAAACAACAGCTGTGGCCTCTGGAGGGATGTCCAAGCCATTCATTAGAGCCACGGCCTCTGGAACAATGCCCATGCCATTGATGTCAGCCATGGCTTCTGGAGAGATGTCTATGCCGCTGATGAAAAACATGGCCTCTGGGGCAACGTCCACACTGCAAAAAAGAGTTGTGGGTTCTGGATCTACTTCCTTGCCACAGATGACGTATGCAACCTCTGGAGGGATGCCTGCATCACCTATGAGAGCCTCAGCTTCTGGAGCAACGTCCGCATCGCTCATGAGAGCCTCGGCTTCTGGAATGATGTCCATGCCGCTTCTGAGAGCCACAGCCTCTGGGGGTATGTCCATGCCACAAATGGCGGCCACAGCCTCTGGAATGATGTCCACTCTGGAAATCAAAGCCAAAGACTCTGGGGAAACATCTGCCTCTCACATCAACGTCACAGCCTCTGGATCAAAGTTCACACCACACGTGTCTGCCACGACCCCTGAAACAATGAACCAACCACCAGAGGAAGTCCCATCTTTTGGCATGCTGACCCCAGCACTCTGTTACCTCTTAGAAGAACAGGAAGCAGCCCGGGGTTCATGCTCTgtggaggaggagatggaggtTGATGAGGAGAAGCAAATGAAGGGATTTTTGAACGATTCAGAGAAAATGGCCTTTCTGGTGTCTCTTCATCTGGGGGCAGCAGAGAGGTGGTCCATCTTGCAGATGGAGGTAggaaaccccctctccaatgAAGATAAATCTTTCCTGAGCAGATCCCAGGGCTTATATGACTCCCTATCTGAAATAGACATCCTCAGTGCCGTCCTTTGCCATCCCAAGCAGGGCCAGAGGTCAGTCAGGCAGTATGCCACTGATTTCCTCCTGCTGGCCCGACACTTGTCTTGGTCTGATGCCATTCTGCGGACCAGGTTTCTGGAAGGACTCTCGGAAGCTGTTGCCACTAAAATGGGCCGGATCTTCCTGAAGGTGGCCGGCAGCCTAAAGGAGCTAATAGACAGGTCTCTGTATACCGAGTGCCAGCTGGCTGGAGAGAAGGATTTCCCGGGCTGCTCAAGCCAGGTTCTGCCGTCAGCCTGTAAGCGGAATAACGAGGACGCAATGGAGAATGAACTGAACTCTCAGCAGCAGACCGAGGAG CATCAGCATGTCCCCAAACGCTGTTGCTACCTGAAAGAGCATGGAGACCCTCAAGAGGGTCTGCACGACCACCTTCGACAGAGCACAGGCCATCAGAAGGCCGCCACTAACAAGTAA